DNA from Campylobacter concisus:
GTGACCCTTGGCTCGGTATAAATTTCTTTATTTTTCTCTTTTGTGCTCTTATACCAGCCTCTAGTTCTTGGGTCGTAGTTATCAGCTACGGTTGTTCTTTTACCATCTGATTGGAAGAAGTGTCCATCCTCATCTCCGTAATAAACATAGCTCACCGCAGAGTTTGCAACCTTTTTTTCTGATAAGACAAAGTTCATTATCTCATCGCCACTTTGAGCGCTCTCAACGACTGATGAAATTTTCTTGATATGCTCTAAATTTTCATCAAAAAAAGTGTTTGCAACACTCTTTATATCTTTAAGGACTTGATCCTCTTTGCCACTGACAAGCTCAACGATCTTGTCCTTTGAAGTAAAATAACTAACCGCCGAGATAGCACAAAACGAGATGATGAGTAAAATCATCAAGGCTAGTGCTATCTTATTTGTGATAGAACGAAACACCTCTGCTCCTTTAAATTTTGTTTGAAATCCATTTGCAAAACAAAATCGGAGCAAAAGTATAAATGTTTATAGTGTTCTCATAAATTCGGTGCTATAAATTCCCTCGATGCGTCTTTTCATATCATCGTGCCAGCCATTTGTAAGAGTGGTGAGGGCGTTAAATTTTTCTAGTAAATTTAAATTTTCACTTGGTGCGTAAAATAGCCTATTTATCTCTAAAATGCTCATATGAACGGGGTCACTCTCCACAACCTCTATCACGTCGCCTGCTTTGCATGAGCCTGGCGTAAGGACGCGGTAGTACCAGCCAGTAAGGCCTGTTTTGAAGATGTGAGTAGCCATATTTTCATTGCCCCATCTTTTTGAGAGCTTAAAGCATGGCTTTCTAGGCTGTGAGACTTGAAGCACAAGCGAGCCCACCTTGTGGATATCGCCCACATAAACGCAGCTCTCATCAAGCCCATCAACGCATAAATTCTCCCCCATCGCCCCATAAGCCATATTTTTTAATCCTAAAAATTTCTCCCACTCGGCGTAGTTTGCAAACGAATTTGCAAAAACAGCC
Protein-coding regions in this window:
- a CDS encoding MOSC domain-containing protein, giving the protein MATLKALLIGDVKNYGSQNATDKLNLPWSSAIFKVAKNGEIFANELGFEGDSVADTKHHGGPEKAVFANSFANYAEWEKFLGLKNMAYGAMGENLCVDGLDESCVYVGDIHKVGSLVLQVSQPRKPCFKLSKRWGNENMATHIFKTGLTGWYYRVLTPGSCKAGDVIEVVESDPVHMSILEINRLFYAPSENLNLLEKFNALTTLTNGWHDDMKRRIEGIYSTEFMRTL